In one window of Poriferisphaera corsica DNA:
- the rplO gene encoding 50S ribosomal protein L15, whose translation MMIHEITAKVGAHKKRKRVGRGPGSGTGKTAGRGHKGAGSRSGYSNNGAHEGGQMPLFRRVAKRGFTNANFRKHFSIVNTKALEARFDDGAEVNPDMLVKVGLIRSTKLPVKILGQGDIAKKLNVTAAKFSKSASEKIEKAGGSVTVAE comes from the coding sequence ATGATGATCCACGAGATTACAGCAAAGGTTGGCGCACACAAAAAGCGCAAGCGAGTCGGCCGCGGTCCTGGGTCCGGAACTGGCAAGACTGCCGGTCGCGGGCATAAGGGTGCCGGGTCACGTTCAGGGTACTCCAATAATGGTGCCCACGAAGGCGGTCAAATGCCGCTGTTTAGACGTGTCGCTAAGCGTGGGTTTACGAATGCAAACTTCCGTAAACACTTCTCAATCGTGAATACGAAAGCTCTCGAAGCTCGTTTTGACGATGGTGCAGAAGTCAATCCAGACATGCTGGTCAAGGTTGGCCTGATCCGCAGCACGAAGCTGCCGGTGAAGATCCTTGGTCAGGGTGACATTGCGAAGAAGCTGAACGTAACGGCTGCGAAATTCTCCAAGTCTGCTTCGGAGAAAATCGAGAAAGCTGGCGGTTCGGTCACAGTTGCTGAGTAA
- the rplR gene encoding 50S ribosomal protein L18 — translation MEKNKLKTLRRTRRKIGIRKRVIGTADHPRLSIFRSAKHTYAQIVDDLAGKTLVSTSSIAAKASNGGNVEAAKLIGKDIAEKAKAAGIEKVQFDRNGFRYHGRVKALADAAREAGLKF, via the coding sequence ATGGAAAAGAATAAACTTAAAACATTGCGTCGCACCCGCCGAAAGATCGGCATCCGCAAGCGTGTCATCGGCACGGCGGATCACCCACGCCTCAGCATCTTCCGTTCAGCGAAGCACACATATGCTCAGATCGTTGATGACCTTGCGGGTAAGACACTTGTGTCTACCAGCTCGATCGCAGCGAAGGCCAGCAATGGTGGCAACGTTGAAGCGGCAAAGCTAATCGGCAAGGATATTGCTGAAAAAGCCAAGGCTGCGGGCATTGAAAAAGTTCAGTTTGATCGAAACGGCTTCCGTTATCACGGTCGCGTCAAGGCTCTTGCCGACGCTGCTCGTGAAGCTGGGCTGAAGTTCTAA
- the rplF gene encoding 50S ribosomal protein L6 — protein MSRIGKKAVPITDGANVKLNGNDIVVSKGNATLTYAHRAEVTVKVDEEAKEVVVERIDDSRAAKSMHGTTRTLIANMIEGVTKGYKKELQIVGVGWSAQVKGQEVHLNLGYADTRIVPIPMGVTVEVKQQQHIAITGADKQKVGECAAACRSHRKPEPYNGKGVRYLNEVVTRKQGKAFGS, from the coding sequence ATGTCAAGAATCGGCAAAAAAGCAGTCCCGATCACAGACGGCGCTAATGTGAAGCTCAACGGCAATGACATTGTCGTTAGCAAGGGTAATGCAACCCTGACATACGCACACCGTGCTGAAGTGACTGTTAAAGTTGACGAAGAAGCAAAAGAAGTCGTTGTGGAACGCATCGATGACTCTCGAGCTGCGAAGTCAATGCACGGCACAACCCGCACACTGATCGCTAACATGATCGAAGGTGTGACTAAGGGTTACAAAAAAGAATTGCAGATCGTTGGTGTCGGTTGGTCGGCACAGGTGAAGGGGCAAGAAGTGCACCTGAACTTGGGTTATGCTGACACACGAATCGTGCCTATCCCAATGGGTGTGACTGTTGAAGTTAAACAGCAGCAGCACATTGCGATTACTGGTGCGGACAAGCAGAAAGTTGGCGAATGTGCCGCGGCTTGTCGTTCCCACCGTAAGCCTGAACCATATAACGGTAAGGGCGTTCGCTACCTCAACGAAGTTGTCACGCGTAAGCAAGGCAAAGCATTCGGTAGCTAA
- the infA gene encoding translation initiation factor IF-1, producing MAKEDKLQFDGEILEALPNAMFRVKLENDHEMIAHISGKMRMHYIRILPGDRVTVEISPYDLSKGRITYRH from the coding sequence TTGGCCAAGGAAGACAAACTTCAATTTGATGGCGAGATTCTCGAGGCGTTGCCTAACGCAATGTTTCGAGTAAAGCTGGAAAATGATCATGAAATGATCGCTCATATCTCTGGAAAGATGCGTATGCACTACATTCGTATTCTTCCCGGTGACCGAGTGACTGTTGAGATCAGTCCATACGATCTGTCGAAGGGCCGCATTACCTATAGACACTAA
- a CDS encoding lactoylglutathione lyase family protein, whose product MTKEVQNVYPRRFSHVGLSVPNLDKAVEFYLEVMGWYIIMPPTTIHSDDSAIGVMCDDVFGKGWGSFKIAHMSTVDGIGVELFEFKDNYTPDENLDYNRTGTFHFCIQDPDVEGLVEKIVALGGKQRMPIRYYYPGEKPYRMVYVEDPFGIVFEIYSHSYELTYSAGAYQE is encoded by the coding sequence ATGACTAAAGAAGTTCAAAATGTCTATCCGCGTCGATTCTCACATGTTGGCTTATCTGTACCAAATCTTGATAAAGCGGTTGAGTTTTATCTTGAAGTGATGGGTTGGTATATCATCATGCCGCCTACCACGATTCACTCGGATGATTCTGCGATCGGTGTTATGTGTGATGATGTGTTCGGCAAAGGCTGGGGTTCATTCAAAATTGCCCATATGTCTACCGTCGACGGGATTGGTGTAGAGTTGTTCGAGTTTAAAGACAACTATACGCCAGATGAAAATCTCGACTACAACCGCACAGGGACATTCCATTTTTGCATACAGGATCCAGATGTCGAAGGTTTGGTAGAAAAAATTGTCGCACTAGGTGGTAAGCAACGAATGCCAATTCGATACTACTATCCTGGCGAAAAGCCATACCGTATGGTTTATGTCGAGGATCCATTCGGTATAGTTTTTGAAATTTACTCGCATTCTTATGAGCTAACATATTCTGCGGGGGCGTATCAAGAGTGA
- the secY gene encoding preprotein translocase subunit SecY, with translation MLQAFFNIFRIRELRVKLLFTLAMLAIYRIGFFITLPGVNQIALKEWAEKAEGGAVGNLIAYVGIFTGGNLAQSTIFGLGIMPYISAAIIFQLLGTVWEPLKALQKEGPAGRQKIQEYTRYATVALCLVQSVFWLKFLQSGASPLVYPEYVGGLLFWVTGVVCLTAGTVFLMWLGEQIDKYGIGNGISLIITAGIIAGMPAAIGTIYDGFSLNAGDAQYGPMTVVFLVAAFIAVVAGAIIITQGQRRIPIQQAKHTRGRRVYGGQKSYLPLRVNHGGVMPIIFAQSLMIFPSMLVGLLNNTVGNDSPVWWAYVVRILNENFANLQGYLYVLAFVGMIFFFAYFWTTVQFQPKEMANQLRDHGSFIPGRRPGPRTAEYLETVMERITYVGAGFLAVIAIIPTIVAGLMNVDFRVSQFLGGTGLLIVVSVMLDFVQRIEAQLLMRNYPGFLAQGDGKGPKIRGARH, from the coding sequence ATGCTGCAAGCATTCTTCAACATATTTCGAATCCGCGAACTCAGAGTCAAGCTACTATTTACGCTTGCGATGCTCGCGATTTATCGCATCGGCTTCTTCATCACACTCCCGGGCGTCAACCAGATCGCTCTGAAGGAATGGGCTGAAAAGGCAGAAGGCGGAGCGGTGGGCAACTTGATTGCCTATGTGGGTATTTTCACCGGTGGTAACCTAGCACAATCAACGATTTTTGGTCTGGGGATCATGCCATACATCTCAGCTGCGATTATTTTCCAGCTGCTGGGTACGGTTTGGGAACCACTGAAGGCACTTCAGAAGGAAGGGCCTGCGGGACGTCAAAAGATTCAAGAATATACTCGGTACGCGACGGTTGCGTTGTGTCTGGTACAGTCAGTTTTCTGGCTGAAATTCTTACAGTCTGGTGCATCACCACTGGTTTATCCAGAGTATGTTGGTGGCTTACTGTTCTGGGTCACAGGCGTTGTCTGTCTGACCGCGGGTACGGTATTCCTGATGTGGTTGGGGGAGCAGATTGATAAGTACGGCATCGGTAACGGTATTTCGCTGATTATTACGGCGGGTATTATTGCAGGCATGCCAGCAGCAATCGGTACGATTTATGATGGTTTCTCGCTGAACGCGGGTGATGCTCAATATGGCCCGATGACGGTTGTGTTCCTAGTGGCTGCGTTTATCGCGGTTGTCGCTGGTGCGATCATTATCACACAGGGTCAGCGCCGCATCCCGATCCAGCAGGCGAAACACACTCGCGGTCGCCGCGTGTATGGTGGTCAGAAGTCATACTTGCCATTGCGAGTGAACCACGGCGGCGTGATGCCGATCATCTTTGCTCAGTCACTGATGATCTTCCCGTCAATGCTGGTTGGTTTGCTCAATAACACGGTTGGTAACGACAGCCCGGTATGGTGGGCGTATGTTGTTCGGATTCTGAATGAAAACTTTGCCAACCTTCAGGGCTACCTGTATGTGCTGGCATTCGTGGGTATGATCTTCTTCTTCGCTTACTTCTGGACCACGGTTCAGTTCCAGCCGAAGGAAATGGCTAATCAGCTAAGAGATCATGGCTCATTTATCCCGGGCCGTCGTCCGGGACCACGTACGGCTGAATATTTGGAAACAGTCATGGAGCGCATCACATATGTCGGTGCTGGCTTCTTGGCAGTGATCGCGATTATCCCAACCATTGTGGCGGGTTTAATGAACGTCGATTTCCGGGTATCACAGTTCCTCGGTGGTACGGGTCTATTGATTGTTGTTTCCGTGATGCTGGACTTCGTGCAGCGGATCGAGGCTCAATTACTGATGCGTAACTATCCTGGCTTCCTCGCTCAAGGCGATGGCAAGGGACCGAAAATACGCGGAGCTAGGCATTAA
- a CDS encoding DMT family transporter: protein MSKQLDSKFLPIIAFWTVGIVWGMTYIFMKYATDLITPDQVAFSRVFFGFIPVFIAALIQRAMSFSHIKHIHHFFVASLLAATVYYFGFANAAALLPSGINGALGGSIPLFAFICAVLFLRDEKINLKKIVGVLVGFVGVVLIARPTGQDVNAINPMGVFYILLASLSCGASFVYVRKYISPLKIQPIALVTYQLGLATITYLVITDFTGFNNIWTSPRAYLGLIIGLGLLGTGFAYMIYYYIVDKLGAITASASTYIPPVVALLIGSLFTSESISLIDYIATAIIFLGVLLLRDGKPSKAGKEIEKQQKIESEKTVVHADSM, encoded by the coding sequence ATGAGTAAGCAGTTAGATTCGAAGTTCCTCCCCATCATCGCCTTTTGGACAGTTGGTATCGTCTGGGGGATGACATACATTTTCATGAAATACGCGACCGATTTAATCACGCCAGATCAGGTCGCTTTTAGCCGCGTATTTTTTGGTTTCATTCCTGTCTTTATTGCGGCGCTTATTCAAAGAGCGATGAGTTTTAGTCATATTAAGCATATTCACCATTTCTTTGTCGCATCTTTGTTGGCTGCAACCGTCTACTACTTTGGATTCGCAAACGCAGCCGCATTACTGCCTTCAGGTATTAATGGTGCATTGGGTGGGAGCATTCCGCTGTTTGCTTTTATCTGTGCGGTGCTATTTTTACGAGATGAAAAAATCAATCTGAAAAAGATTGTTGGTGTACTTGTTGGGTTTGTTGGCGTCGTACTTATTGCTCGGCCAACGGGCCAAGATGTTAACGCGATCAATCCAATGGGCGTGTTCTACATCTTGCTCGCATCACTCAGTTGCGGTGCATCTTTTGTATATGTCCGGAAGTATATTTCGCCGCTAAAGATTCAACCCATCGCATTGGTAACCTATCAGCTTGGGCTCGCTACAATTACTTATCTGGTAATAACTGATTTTACAGGCTTTAATAATATCTGGACGTCACCGCGAGCTTATCTCGGTCTCATCATTGGGCTTGGACTGCTTGGGACTGGTTTTGCCTACATGATCTATTACTACATCGTCGATAAACTTGGAGCGATCACCGCATCTGCTTCAACTTATATTCCGCCCGTCGTCGCGTTATTAATCGGCTCTCTATTCACTAGTGAGTCTATTAGCCTAATAGACTACATTGCGACAGCTATTATTTTTCTTGGGGTACTATTACTCAGAGATGGTAAGCCAAGTAAGGCTGGCAAAGAAATTGAGAAGCAACAAAAGATCGAATCTGAAAAAACAGTTGTTCATGCAGATAGCATGTAA
- a CDS encoding RNA recognition motif domain-containing protein — protein MNIYVGNMSYQTTEDSLRALFDNFGTVDEVKIIIDRATGRSKGFAFVIMSDDEEANTAIAELNDTEFEGRNLKVNEAQPRESRPRGGGGGGYGGGGGGGRGGYGGGGGGGGGRRGGGGGYGGGGGGGGRRGGGGGYGGGGGYSGGGGGYSNRSF, from the coding sequence ATGAACATTTATGTCGGCAACATGAGCTATCAGACGACTGAAGACTCACTTCGCGCTCTGTTCGACAACTTTGGCACCGTTGATGAGGTGAAAATCATCATCGACCGTGCGACCGGCCGCTCAAAAGGCTTTGCCTTTGTAATTATGTCAGATGACGAAGAAGCGAATACTGCGATTGCCGAGCTCAACGATACTGAATTCGAAGGCCGTAATCTCAAGGTTAATGAAGCACAACCTCGCGAATCACGCCCACGCGGCGGTGGTGGCGGTGGCTACGGTGGTGGCGGCGGCGGTGGCCGTGGTGGCTACGGTGGCGGCGGCGGTGGCGGCGGCGGTCGTCGTGGCGGCGGCGGTGGTTACGGTGGCGGCGGTGGCGGCGGTGGTCGTCGCGGCGGCGGCGGTGGCTACGGCGGTGGCGGCGGCTACAGCGGTGGCGGCGGCGGTTACTCAAACCGTAGCTTCTAA
- the rpsM gene encoding 30S ribosomal protein S13 produces the protein MPRILGVDIPDNKPIRISLTYIYGVGPHHAKLILEEAGIDGQVRAHTLNEDQLAQLANLIENNYVVEGALRRQIGQNIQRLRDIRSYRGYRHRAGLPCRGQRTKTNARTRKGRKKTVAGKKSIKGAK, from the coding sequence ATGCCACGTATTCTCGGTGTTGACATCCCGGATAATAAGCCAATCCGGATCTCACTCACGTATATCTACGGCGTTGGTCCCCACCATGCCAAATTGATTCTCGAAGAAGCCGGTATTGACGGCCAGGTTCGTGCACACACACTGAACGAGGACCAACTCGCTCAGTTAGCAAACCTGATTGAGAACAATTACGTTGTTGAAGGTGCACTGCGTCGTCAAATCGGCCAGAACATCCAACGCTTACGTGACATTCGTTCATACCGCGGCTACCGTCACCGTGCAGGTCTTCCTTGTCGTGGTCAGCGAACGAAGACGAATGCTCGTACCCGTAAGGGGCGTAAGAAGACGGTTGCAGGTAAGAAGTCAATCAAGGGCGCGAAGTAA
- the map gene encoding type I methionyl aminopeptidase, whose protein sequence is MAVVLKSPKEIEKMRAAGRIVKRIHRRIEEICKPGVTLLDLDEEVGRLIKDAGARNLFLNYPTYRSGEGFPSNACISMNEVVVHGIADETVVKDGDIISLDVGVQIDGWCGDAAVTILVGDVAPETRKLCEDTEHILNLAISEMKPGRKWSQIARLMQRYADKQGYGVVQDFVGHGIGRQMHEDPKVPNYVSRELMRNDINLREGLVLAVEPMCNLGTKEVKTLRDGWTVVTLDGKPSAHYEHTVAITKDGAVPLTDGN, encoded by the coding sequence ATGGCAGTAGTACTGAAATCCCCCAAAGAAATCGAGAAAATGCGTGCAGCCGGCCGCATAGTGAAGCGGATTCATCGTCGAATCGAAGAAATCTGCAAGCCAGGCGTGACACTGCTGGATCTCGATGAAGAAGTAGGGCGTCTGATTAAAGATGCGGGTGCCCGAAACCTCTTTCTCAATTATCCAACCTACCGCTCTGGCGAGGGGTTCCCAAGCAACGCATGCATCAGCATGAATGAAGTTGTGGTACATGGGATCGCTGATGAAACAGTCGTAAAAGACGGTGATATCATCTCGCTGGATGTTGGCGTACAGATCGATGGCTGGTGTGGAGACGCAGCAGTAACGATTTTAGTCGGGGATGTCGCTCCTGAAACACGCAAACTGTGTGAGGATACGGAGCACATCCTGAATCTGGCGATCAGTGAAATGAAGCCAGGTCGGAAGTGGTCACAGATCGCTCGACTGATGCAAAGGTATGCTGATAAGCAGGGTTATGGTGTTGTTCAGGATTTTGTTGGCCACGGTATTGGCAGACAAATGCATGAAGACCCGAAGGTGCCGAACTATGTGTCGCGTGAATTGATGCGAAATGACATTAATTTACGCGAGGGACTGGTTTTGGCGGTCGAGCCGATGTGCAATCTGGGCACAAAAGAAGTGAAAACACTTCGTGATGGTTGGACGGTTGTGACACTAGATGGGAAACCATCTGCTCACTACGAGCACACGGTTGCGATCACGAAAGACGGCGCTGTGCCTCTGACTGATGGTAATTGA
- the rpsH gene encoding 30S ribosomal protein S8 — translation MSLSDPIADMLTRIRNAARSNKKNVDIRNSKVCSGIAGVLKEEGYVNDFNVIEDGRQGILRLDLRYGPNGEQVIHSMTRESKPGRRVYKKVSDLPRPLAGLGICIVSTPKGVMSDRKARTENVGGELICIVE, via the coding sequence ATGTCTCTGAGCGACCCTATCGCTGATATGCTCACCCGAATCCGCAACGCGGCTCGGTCGAATAAGAAGAACGTTGATATCCGCAACAGCAAAGTCTGTAGTGGTATAGCTGGCGTCCTTAAAGAGGAAGGCTATGTCAATGACTTTAATGTCATTGAAGATGGCCGCCAAGGTATTCTTCGACTCGACCTGCGCTACGGCCCTAATGGCGAACAAGTGATCCACAGTATGACTCGTGAATCCAAGCCTGGCCGTCGTGTGTACAAGAAGGTGAGTGATCTCCCACGTCCTCTCGCAGGCCTCGGTATCTGTATCGTTTCCACCCCTAAGGGTGTGATGTCAGACCGTAAAGCACGCACTGAGAACGTCGGTGGCGAACTGATTTGTATTGTTGAGTAG
- the rpmJ gene encoding 50S ribosomal protein L36, with the protein MKVRASVKRICENCKIVRRKGVVRVICTNPKHKQRQG; encoded by the coding sequence ATGAAAGTACGTGCTTCAGTCAAGCGTATCTGTGAGAACTGCAAGATCGTGCGTCGCAAAGGCGTCGTTCGCGTGATTTGCACAAACCCAAAGCATAAGCAGCGCCAAGGGTAA
- a CDS encoding DNA-directed RNA polymerase subunit alpha, which produces MRIRWRGLELPHRVNLEDSTASDTYGKFTVEPFERGFGTTIGNSLRRILLSSLEGAAITNVKIKGAAHEFSSLDGVMEDVTDVILNVKDIIVDMEGDETRTMRLQAEGPGEVTAELIEADTSITIENPEKVIATLTKQIDFDMEFTVEKGRGYMPASEQYDGTKDQEVGVIPVDANFSPVTRVRYRTDDTRVGQKTNYDKLTLEIWTNGTVTPEMAMVEAAKIMRKHLNPFVMYFELGQETASEQAAAAARVDEELIRKLQMPVSELDLSVRANNCLESAKAATVAELVAYAETDLMKVRSFGKTSLREVKRKLSDLGLELGMQLPPEIKKAVETGNPGL; this is translated from the coding sequence ATGCGAATCCGATGGAGAGGTTTAGAACTTCCTCACCGCGTGAATCTTGAAGATTCAACCGCATCCGACACGTACGGTAAATTTACTGTTGAGCCATTCGAGCGTGGTTTTGGTACGACGATTGGTAACTCACTTCGCCGCATCCTGCTTTCCTCTTTGGAAGGTGCTGCGATCACGAATGTGAAAATCAAGGGTGCTGCTCACGAATTTTCCTCACTTGACGGTGTAATGGAAGATGTCACGGACGTTATTTTGAACGTCAAGGACATCATCGTTGACATGGAAGGTGATGAAACCCGCACCATGCGTCTGCAGGCGGAAGGCCCCGGTGAAGTTACCGCTGAACTGATCGAAGCAGATACATCAATCACGATTGAGAATCCAGAGAAAGTGATCGCTACGCTGACAAAGCAGATCGACTTTGATATGGAATTCACGGTTGAAAAAGGCCGCGGCTACATGCCTGCTTCCGAGCAGTACGATGGTACGAAGGATCAGGAAGTCGGCGTGATTCCGGTTGACGCGAACTTCTCACCTGTTACCCGTGTGCGTTACCGCACCGATGACACGCGTGTGGGCCAAAAGACCAACTACGACAAACTCACGCTTGAGATCTGGACAAACGGTACTGTGACGCCTGAGATGGCCATGGTTGAAGCCGCTAAGATCATGCGTAAGCACCTGAACCCATTCGTGATGTATTTCGAGTTGGGCCAGGAAACAGCTTCAGAGCAAGCTGCTGCAGCTGCTCGTGTTGATGAGGAACTGATCCGTAAGCTTCAGATGCCTGTCAGCGAATTAGACTTGTCTGTCCGTGCAAACAACTGCCTTGAGTCAGCAAAAGCTGCAACGGTTGCAGAATTGGTTGCATACGCAGAGACTGACCTGATGAAGGTTCGTTCGTTCGGCAAGACTTCACTCCGCGAAGTGAAGCGTAAACTGTCAGATCTTGGCCTTGAGCTTGGCATGCAATTGCCACCTGAGATCAAGAAGGCAGTCGAAACCGGCAACCCCGGCCTCTAA
- the rplQ gene encoding 50S ribosomal protein L17, which translates to MRHRIAGRKLGRNTAHRKALFRNMAVALFTHGQITTTIPKAKALKPFVEKLITSAKKGDLASRRRAIAALGGNKLMVRGENDENVPRNKYGEITKIERKAAPKVVKHLFDEIAPKFADRNGGYTRIVKLGKHRIGDGADLCVIMLVSDEDTGPQVGGQLSRRRDKANKRMEFAAKLRKADAKEEAQEAPEVKAEVEAEVEEDKE; encoded by the coding sequence ATGAGACACCGTATCGCAGGCCGTAAACTTGGCCGAAATACTGCACATCGTAAAGCATTGTTCCGCAACATGGCTGTTGCTCTGTTCACACATGGTCAGATCACAACGACCATCCCTAAGGCGAAAGCACTTAAGCCATTCGTAGAAAAGCTGATCACATCCGCGAAGAAGGGTGATCTTGCTTCACGTCGTCGTGCAATCGCTGCACTCGGCGGAAACAAGCTGATGGTTCGTGGTGAAAACGACGAGAACGTACCACGTAACAAGTACGGCGAAATCACAAAGATTGAGCGTAAAGCAGCACCTAAGGTTGTGAAGCATCTCTTCGATGAAATCGCACCGAAGTTTGCTGACCGTAACGGCGGCTACACTCGTATCGTCAAGCTCGGCAAACACCGAATCGGTGACGGTGCGGATCTCTGCGTGATCATGCTCGTGAGTGATGAAGACACCGGACCACAGGTCGGCGGTCAGCTCTCACGTCGTCGCGATAAAGCGAACAAGCGTATGGAGTTCGCTGCGAAACTACGCAAGGCTGACGCGAAGGAAGAAGCTCAGGAAGCCCCTGAGGTGAAAGCAGAAGTTGAAGCTGAGGTTGAAGAAGACAAAGAGTAA
- the rpsN gene encoding 30S ribosomal protein S14, producing the protein MSSKSTYTRNARVQKTIDKYAEIRKKMKEEGDYVGLTRLPRDASPTRQVNMCALTGRTKGYYRKFKISRNMLRKLALEGKIPGMRKASW; encoded by the coding sequence ATGTCCTCGAAATCGACTTATACTCGCAATGCCCGCGTGCAAAAAACCATTGATAAGTATGCTGAAATCCGTAAGAAGATGAAGGAAGAAGGCGACTACGTTGGTTTGACACGTCTGCCCCGCGACGCCAGCCCGACTCGTCAGGTAAATATGTGTGCGTTGACAGGCCGAACCAAGGGCTATTATCGCAAGTTTAAGATTTCCCGTAACATGCTTCGCAAGCTTGCATTAGAAGGCAAGATTCCCGGCATGCGTAAGGCTTCCTGGTAA
- the rpsK gene encoding 30S ribosomal protein S11 gives MAKRTKKVRRNVSRGIAHIKSTFNNTIITITDMNGETICWGSAGAVGFKGSRKSTPFAATRASEEAAQKAAKMGVQEVEVRIKGAGPGRESATTALQSAGIKITAIEDHTAIPHNGCRPRKKRRV, from the coding sequence ATGGCAAAGCGCACGAAAAAAGTACGTCGTAACGTTTCACGTGGCATCGCCCACATCAAATCCACCTTCAACAACACGATCATCACGATCACCGATATGAATGGTGAAACGATCTGTTGGGGTTCTGCTGGCGCAGTCGGCTTCAAGGGTTCACGTAAGTCAACCCCGTTTGCCGCAACGCGTGCATCAGAAGAGGCGGCTCAAAAGGCTGCTAAGATGGGTGTTCAGGAAGTTGAAGTTCGCATCAAGGGTGCAGGCCCTGGCCGCGAATCAGCAACCACTGCTCTTCAATCAGCTGGTATCAAGATCACAGCGATCGAAGATCACACTGCCATTCCTCACAATGGTTGCCGCCCACGCAAGAAACGTCGCGTCTAA